In Rhinatrema bivittatum chromosome 11, aRhiBiv1.1, whole genome shotgun sequence, a single window of DNA contains:
- the LOC115072943 gene encoding snake venom vascular endothelial growth factor toxin HF-like isoform X4, translating into MQVQMTKNFTADVMLFAEVWNRSYCRPIETLVDILSEFPHEAEHIFKPSCVSLRRCGGCCGDERLDCVPVEMHVAVLQVVRVSPVQGKSREEAMSFTEHWSCECRPRRKRLKGQRRPKALHLRGPAGRAKEASGPPPSPPAPGWHLLPHQPQHRGSGCKQIAHRCRKPRHKERKDGTDA; encoded by the exons atgcag GTGCAGATGACCAAGAACTTCACAGCAGATG TGATGCTCTTTGCTGAGGTCTGGAACCGCAGTTATTGTCGTCCCATTGAGACACTGGTGGATATTCTCAGCGAGTTCCCCCATGAGGCCGAGCACATCTTTAAGCCCTCCTGCGTCTCGCTCCGGCGCTGCGGGGGTTGCTGTGGAGATGAGAGGCTGGACTGTGTCCCTGTGGAGATGCATGTCGCAGTCTTGCAG gtGGTTCGTGTGAGTCCAGTCCAGGGGAAATCTCGTGAGGAGGCGATGAGCTTTACTGAACACTGGAGCTGTGAGTGCAG GCCAAGGAGAAAGAGGTTAAAAGGTCAGCGGCG ACCAAAGGCGCTGCACCTGAGGGGCCCTGCAGGGAGAGCAAAGGAAGCCTCCGGCCCTCCTCCATCCCCTCCTGCTCCTGGGTGGCATTTGCTGCCCCATCAGCCGCAGCACCGGGGTAGTGGATGCAAACAGATAGCGCACAG ATGTAGAAAGCCCCGCCACAAAGAGAGGAAAGATGGAACAGATGCCTAG
- the LOC115072943 gene encoding vascular endothelial growth factor A-like isoform X2 — MISSGAAAGLGDALNVQMTKNFTADVMLFAEVWNRSYCRPIETLVDILSEFPHEAEHIFKPSCVSLRRCGGCCGDERLDCVPVEMHVAVLQVVRVSPVQGKSREEAMSFTEHWSCECRPRRKRLKGQRRPKALHLRGPAGRAKEASGPPPSPPAPGWHLLPHQPQHRGSGCKQIAHRCRKPRHKERKDGTDA; from the exons ATGATCAGCTCTGGGGCTGCTGCTGGACTTGGCGATGCGTTGAAT GTGCAGATGACCAAGAACTTCACAGCAGATG TGATGCTCTTTGCTGAGGTCTGGAACCGCAGTTATTGTCGTCCCATTGAGACACTGGTGGATATTCTCAGCGAGTTCCCCCATGAGGCCGAGCACATCTTTAAGCCCTCCTGCGTCTCGCTCCGGCGCTGCGGGGGTTGCTGTGGAGATGAGAGGCTGGACTGTGTCCCTGTGGAGATGCATGTCGCAGTCTTGCAG gtGGTTCGTGTGAGTCCAGTCCAGGGGAAATCTCGTGAGGAGGCGATGAGCTTTACTGAACACTGGAGCTGTGAGTGCAG GCCAAGGAGAAAGAGGTTAAAAGGTCAGCGGCG ACCAAAGGCGCTGCACCTGAGGGGCCCTGCAGGGAGAGCAAAGGAAGCCTCCGGCCCTCCTCCATCCCCTCCTGCTCCTGGGTGGCATTTGCTGCCCCATCAGCCGCAGCACCGGGGTAGTGGATGCAAACAGATAGCGCACAG ATGTAGAAAGCCCCGCCACAAAGAGAGGAAAGATGGAACAGATGCCTAG
- the LOC115072943 gene encoding snake venom vascular endothelial growth factor toxin apiscin-like isoform X1: protein MVRDKVAALLVVVLLLLQPPSQVQMTKNFTADVMLFAEVWNRSYCRPIETLVDILSEFPHEAEHIFKPSCVSLRRCGGCCGDERLDCVPVEMHVAVLQVVRVSPVQGKSREEAMSFTEHWSCECRPRRKRLKGQRRPKALHLRGPAGRAKEASGPPPSPPAPGWHLLPHQPQHRGSGCKQIAHRCRKPRHKERKDGTDA from the exons ATGGTGCGGGACAAAGTggccgctctcctcgtggtcgtcctcctgctcctccagccGCCTTCTCAG GTGCAGATGACCAAGAACTTCACAGCAGATG TGATGCTCTTTGCTGAGGTCTGGAACCGCAGTTATTGTCGTCCCATTGAGACACTGGTGGATATTCTCAGCGAGTTCCCCCATGAGGCCGAGCACATCTTTAAGCCCTCCTGCGTCTCGCTCCGGCGCTGCGGGGGTTGCTGTGGAGATGAGAGGCTGGACTGTGTCCCTGTGGAGATGCATGTCGCAGTCTTGCAG gtGGTTCGTGTGAGTCCAGTCCAGGGGAAATCTCGTGAGGAGGCGATGAGCTTTACTGAACACTGGAGCTGTGAGTGCAG GCCAAGGAGAAAGAGGTTAAAAGGTCAGCGGCG ACCAAAGGCGCTGCACCTGAGGGGCCCTGCAGGGAGAGCAAAGGAAGCCTCCGGCCCTCCTCCATCCCCTCCTGCTCCTGGGTGGCATTTGCTGCCCCATCAGCCGCAGCACCGGGGTAGTGGATGCAAACAGATAGCGCACAG ATGTAGAAAGCCCCGCCACAAAGAGAGGAAAGATGGAACAGATGCCTAG
- the LOC115072943 gene encoding snake venom vascular endothelial growth factor toxin HF-like isoform X3: protein MVRDKVAALLVVVLLLLQPPSQVQMTKNFTADVMLFAEVWNRSYCRPIETLVDILSEFPHEAEHIFKPSCVSLRRCGGCCGDERLDCVPVEMHVAVLQVVRVSPVQGKSREEAMSFTEHWSCECRPKALHLRGPAGRAKEASGPPPSPPAPGWHLLPHQPQHRGSGCKQIAHRCRKPRHKERKDGTDA from the exons ATGGTGCGGGACAAAGTggccgctctcctcgtggtcgtcctcctgctcctccagccGCCTTCTCAG GTGCAGATGACCAAGAACTTCACAGCAGATG TGATGCTCTTTGCTGAGGTCTGGAACCGCAGTTATTGTCGTCCCATTGAGACACTGGTGGATATTCTCAGCGAGTTCCCCCATGAGGCCGAGCACATCTTTAAGCCCTCCTGCGTCTCGCTCCGGCGCTGCGGGGGTTGCTGTGGAGATGAGAGGCTGGACTGTGTCCCTGTGGAGATGCATGTCGCAGTCTTGCAG gtGGTTCGTGTGAGTCCAGTCCAGGGGAAATCTCGTGAGGAGGCGATGAGCTTTACTGAACACTGGAGCTGTGAGTGCAG ACCAAAGGCGCTGCACCTGAGGGGCCCTGCAGGGAGAGCAAAGGAAGCCTCCGGCCCTCCTCCATCCCCTCCTGCTCCTGGGTGGCATTTGCTGCCCCATCAGCCGCAGCACCGGGGTAGTGGATGCAAACAGATAGCGCACAG ATGTAGAAAGCCCCGCCACAAAGAGAGGAAAGATGGAACAGATGCCTAG